The Treponema primitia ZAS-1 genomic interval GCGGCGCTTCTGCGGCGATTGCGGGAGGCCTGGTGGCAGGGTATTACCAAGTGGTATATCCGGGCATGGGCTTTATGATTGGCCTTAAAGCTTTTGCTGCATCGGTACTGGGGGGGATCGGAAGTCTTCCCGGGGCGCTTATTGGCGGCCTCCTGGTGGGTATTATGGAAAGTGTGGCGGCTCTGTATATCGGTTCTAACTACCGGGATGCCATGGCTTTTATCATTCTCATCATCGTGCTTATTTTTAAGCCCGCGGGAATTTTTGGCAAGAAAGATGTGATAAAGGTATAGGCTGTGGAAAAGAGCAGCATCTTTTACCGGGCAGAACTTTTCATTACCCGAAGACGGGTATATTTTATCGGTGGTCTCATTCTCTTTATGCTGATATTTCCTCTCTTTGGGTTCAGCGTTTATATCATGCGTATCGCCACGGTGATTTACATTTTTTCAATGTTGACCTTGGCACTTAATCTTGTGGCGGGTTATACCGGACAGCTTTCCATGGGAAACGCAGCGTTTTATGCCATAGGCGCCTATGCCTGTACCCTGTGCATGGTGCGTTTGGGAATGAATTTCTGGTTCTCCATGATCGCCGGCGCTATTTTTGCCGGTGCCAGCGGCCTCATTGTGGGGCTTCCAACCCTGCGCCTAAGCGGGTCCTATCTTACCATTGTTACCCTTGGCTTTGGTGAAATAGTCCGCATGATAATTCAGAACTGGGACCCGGTAACCAACGGAACCATGGGGATTAGAAATATCCCCAAGCCCGTGTTTTTTGGATTGACCCTGACCCTGTCGAATAACGGCTTTTATTACCTTGCCATAGTTCTTATGCTGATCATAGCTTTTTTCTGCGCCTGCATTATTAACTCAAAGATAGGCAGGGCATTTATTGCGATTCGGGAAGATGAGATTGCCGC includes:
- a CDS encoding branched-chain amino acid ABC transporter permease; the protein is MEKSSIFYRAELFITRRRVYFIGGLILFMLIFPLFGFSVYIMRIATVIYIFSMLTLALNLVAGYTGQLSMGNAAFYAIGAYACTLCMVRLGMNFWFSMIAGAIFAGASGLIVGLPTLRLSGSYLTIVTLGFGEIVRMIIQNWDPVTNGTMGIRNIPKPVFFGLTLTLSNNGFYYLAIVLMLIIAFFCACIINSKIGRAFIAIREDEIAATMMGIKTIHYKVLAFFLSALISGIAGAFYAPMVGYIDPNTFTFDVSSQIICLAILGGLGTMRGMFFGSMVLIIFPEVSRFLMNYRFIMYGFILVLMMRFRPQGLLGWQSRVPYRFTGKMRRDLEKDNLLTE